CCTGGCTCAATCCATGGCACCTTAGAGTGTAGAGGCTCACACTTGTGACCAGGATGTGGTAGGACAGGAGGGTGATAAGCAGAGTTCcaagggctgcagggagggatgACCAGAGGGTGGGGAACAGAGTtgcagggctgcagggagggatgACCAGAGGGTGGGGAACAGAGTTGCAGGGCTGCAGGAAGGAATGACCAGAGGGTGATGGGCTGAGTTGCAAGGCTGCAGGGAGGAATGACCAGAGGGCGATGGGCTGAGTTGCAAGGCTGCAGGGAGGAATGACCAGAGGGCGATGGGCTGAGTTGCAAGGCTGCAGGGAGGAATGACCAGAGGGCGATGGGCTGAGTTGCAAGGCTGCAGGGAGGAATGACCAGAGGGCGATGGGCTGAGTTGCAAGGCTGCAGGGAGGAATGACCAGAGGGTGGGGAACAGAGTTGCAAGGCTGCAGGGAGGAATGACAAGAGATCACGTATGGATTTTGTGCAGGGTGAAGATCAATGAACTGAACATCTTGGACGTGAAACCTTCCCCGTTTCCCGAAGAAAATGCCATTGTCTTGGAGCTGCCTGTCAGAGCGAATGTCTCTGTGCTTCTGTGAGTATGTGTCGCTTGGATTTACGGGGTGGAGTGCTAGGTAGCTGATTTGAGTATGCATTTAATTCCCAGCTACAGTGTAGCCTTTGGCCCAAGTTTCCTAATTTGTAAAAGAGAGGAACATTGGAGGCCTAAAATATCAATCTTTAAAGTATTCTAGTGAAAACAGCCATATTGCTTCTTTCAAAagaatgtatatatgtttctttcaAAAGAATATACATGTAATGTGCTTtgctgtgtgtggtgcacatatatccTCACGTGTATGAAGcttcacgtgtgcacacacatgtgtcttTGGAGACCAAGAGGTCAACCATGAGTTTTTGTCTCAATCACTTGCCACATTCATTTTCAAGTTCATGTCTCTTAAAGAACCTGGAAATCATAGATATGCCATAGACCTAACGGGTAAGAGTAAtataattttaatctttttcatttaaaaggagAGGTAAAGGAAAATTGCAGTCAAGATCCTGTGCAACAGAAACTCTAGAGACTAGATGTTTCTTTTAGAGAGAGCACGTGCCCAGCACACGTGACCCTGGCTTAAATCTCCAGTAATGGCGTACTTTGTAAATTAGATCCATCTGTGAAACCATGAGCAGCGGCATCCCCAGGTAGTTATTTAACCTCTCAATGCCCAGAACTGTTGACAAAATAGAGCGTGATTTCACTCCTAGCAGTCTTGAAATAGTAGAATGGATTAAGCCATTTTATTAAACCATGTAGAGTATTTTAAATGAGCGCCAACAGGTAATCTGTGCTACAAAAGAATAACAGTTATTTTTGTTCTTAGACATAGCCAAGGAAAAACCTTACACATGTTAAACAAGTATGGCATAGAGAAACCCTAAAGAAGCATGTAAATTTGGTAGAGAATATGTAACGTGTTGACATCATCCAGATAATGTTGCTATTGCCCATACATTCCCTGCACTGTGTCCACACAGACAGACGAAAACCAGGGAAACCCGAAAAGGCTTCTCTGTCTGTGTCTAGAGTCACTCTTGTTTTCTGCAGGCCTCTTCTTGGCTCCGCATTGGACGTCGCTGTTTCCTTGGACATCATAAATTCACTGGCTGTTCAAACTGATGCCCAATCTGGCCTTCCCACACTGAGTATAGGGCAATGCACAAGTGATACCGACAATATCTCCATTTCCTTGTTGGGCAGGTAAGGCTCATCCATCTCAGTAGAGCCAGGCTCTCGGGGGGCTTTAGGACCTCTGACTTTAATCCTCTTCATATACCTGGGAAGTAGCATCATAAAATATACAATAGGACCAGCCTCAAGTGTCAACTCTGCCACAGCCATCAGCGCCATCACTCTGTATCCATCTTCGCAGCCTCAGTTTGCACATCCGTGGGTCTGAACAGTAGAGATCTGTACTCATCATCTTCTGGGATGGAGATATGAGAAAATACACATGTTTAGCCTAGAGCCTGGAATATGCTAAGTGCTCAAGAACCATGAGATCTACACTGAGTCTATAGACTATGTCTTTCcattgctgaggcaggaggatgaaccTTTCCAGCCATACTATGCATGTGCCTATGGTACCTTTCAGCTGGGTCAATGTGCCTCATGCTTCTGAACATGTCAACATTACAGCCACCTCCAGAGGGAGGCATTTGGAAAAATAGTTGCTAGCATGGTCTCTGCTTGTCCTGAAGTAATCTCTACCCTCAGGAAAATCCCTAGAGTGGAATCTTGACATCCTAATCCTGTCATTTTCTATCACTGATTTCTATTGCTCCTAAAAGAATTTacatctttaattttatatttggaaaaGTAGGTTTGGTTTAGGCAGGGATCAGAGAAAGTGATGCTACTCCATCTGGGAGAGGAAACATGGCCTGGAAGTCAAGTGCTGGGGCTGGGAGAACAAGGTCAGGAACAGAGGGATGGCCTCTGTCCTAGTCTTGATAACCATGTCCCTCTACCAAAGATCTGATCTCTAAGACAAGGCCATAGTTTTGGCATGAATACCCAAAGGCCTGGCTCCTGCTGGACACTTCCAGGTCCAGGGGGTCTGAATCCCCATGGCCATGAAGACTCTCATTACATGGTTCGACCCACACCCTCCTTAAAACACACTGGATTTTTTTGTGCTCAGATAGGTTTTTTCCTACCTTAGGACCTCTGCAAGGAAGTGGTGGCTATGTAAAacacctttctcctttctcaatGCACTTTTCATTTCAAAGGATCTTTGACagattccttctttttcttctaagacTATTCTCTTAACCTTCAGAGAACTTGGACTTGGCCCTGTTGTCATTGTGTGTGAATacatattttgagacaaagtctcactgtacAGCTCTGGTTAGCTtcaatctcagagatctgcctccttccAACTCTGAAGGATTAGAATCAAAGGTTGGTGACATCAGAACAGGTGTGACACTGTATATTTAACTGGACTTgttctttgcttattttgtgtTGGGGCAATGGGGTGTTTAGTGTGTGGGCACCCATGCACATGTGTCAGTGGTTAGAGATCATCAAGTAGGCTAAGCCAGCTGAAGAATCTCCCCTTCTGTGTCTTCAGTGCTCTGGATCACATGTGTTAGCTATCAcctggctttcctttcttttctttctttctttctttctttctttctttctttctttctttctttcttatacaacagctagagattaaactcaggtcctcatgattgtaaGGGATATAATTTATAGACTAGTCTATCTTCTCGGCCACATTTTCTCATTATTGTAGTCAAAAATCTACTTAGTGTTAGGTGGGCATTATTCTGTGCCCCGGAGAACAATTTGGTGAAAACAaacagtctctctgtctcccagaacACATCCAGAGGGAAAATAAGGCAGGGGAGCATTTGGTCCCTTAGTGGGGAGCCCTACACCGCCCACCATGCTTATCAGGGCACAAGAGGAGCAAACCCTCCTTTCAGTGAACACTCGTAATAGGAACCTGAGGAGATAATAGCTGGATGAGAGATGAAGATGAGAGAAGGCAACCTCAGTGAAACTTGTTAATGATGGAGGTTATTGCCCAGTGTCCCAAGGTTCAGTCCAGTGTTCTCTGTAAGTAGAGGCTGAGTGAATAACACTGTGTCAAGGCTGGGAAGAGCATCCAGGCACTGAGGAAGCAGCTATTTAGGCGTGAGATGCTCAGGTGCTCAGTGACAGTTCATCCTGACATGGGCTACTGGGCAACAAGCTAGACTGAGACCACAGAGCAGAGTTGTGTGTCATCTGACCTCCTGAGGACTCTCTAGGCCATATCGAACTCTTGACCAAGCTTTGCAAGTCCCTTCTTTTCCAGACGAAGTGCCTTACTCAACAGATTGTTGGATGAAGTATCTGGTCGCCTTACAGTTGTAGTGAGCAACCTGCTGGAAAACCAAGTAAGTCACCAGGTCTTAGAGCCAGGCCTGCTGGGGGCAGGAGAGgtacctgtgggtgtggctgtgtATTCAGGACACTGTCTCCTATGAGGTGCTGAGTTCTCTTCGGGAGGTCACTGGGCACCTCCTCTACCCTCAGTAgttgggctacagagagaggaggcagaaatcacaGGTGCTGCCTTGAGCTGGTTACCACATCCATGCTCCACCCGAGTGCTCCACCCGAGTGCTCCACCCGAGTGCGCCACCCGTGTGTGCCACCCGTGTACTTTAAGCTAATGTTTTCCTCTAGTCAACACACTTTTCATTTAAACGACTGTATTTAAGCACCTGTGAATGAGAAGCTGCAGGGAACTGGGCATTGGGGCTCCCCAAAGGCTTAAGCCGTCCGAGGATCTTGAATTTCCAGGCTCAAGAGTTCAAGGTTTAAGGAGTCGGGGGTATAAAGGTTCTGGACGGCGGATCTTcagatcttgaacttctgacactCTGAGGTGGGGGGTTCTCAGAAGCCTGGGACAGCTCTGATTCAGGCCATACAATCCCATAGTTCCAGATTGCTAAGGTTAACTGTTCTCAGGTCCTGGAAATGAGCCCCTCTGCTGGGGGAGGGTGGGCAGTGTGTTCCAGCAAAGTCTcatctgttttccttctctccccttttctttctctctccctctcagttATGTCCACTGCTCCAATCGTTACTCAGCAACGTGGATGTAAAACTTCTTCAAGACCTCCTCTGTAAGTCACAGCTTGGGGACTGGAGTGCCTTCCATGGGCTAAGACAACAGCTGTGGGTGTGCCCCTGTCAGGGACCTTGCATCCTGACAAAGTTGGGCCTTTCATTTCTCTTCCCCTCACTGGGGCTTCTTTTGAGGCTTCAGGTCTCCATGATTGACAGGGTTGCTAGGGAAACAGGAATCAGGCACCAAGGGTGTCAGAACCTGGAGGTGATCCTTTTGTGGTTACACAGCCCTTCAATGTCTTGTGTGCGCTACCTCGTTGTGTCCTCAAGAGAGTCA
The Microtus pennsylvanicus isolate mMicPen1 chromosome 2, mMicPen1.hap1, whole genome shotgun sequence DNA segment above includes these coding regions:
- the LOC142844406 gene encoding BPI fold-containing family A member 2-like — translated: MLQLGSLIVLCGLLSGTSALLSGNIASALNNLELVKINELNILDVKPSPFPEENAIVLELPVRANVSVLLPLLGSALDVAVSLDIINSLAVQTDAQSGLPTLSIGQCTSDTDNISISLLGRRSALLNRLLDEVSGRLTVVVSNLLENQLCPLLQSLLSNVDVKLLQDLLWSDLWAPALRLRPSRCLTQSPPCGKPSRFPPSGGYYANRTLEAKVGDEEAESQEDTDKDAADESL